The nucleotide sequence ATGGGTGCTGTTTGAAATAAAAACGATAGATTGCAATATCATGGAAACGTTTACCAATCACCTATGGAGATATTGAGATACTTACAGGGTAATTGTTCATTGGGAAGTTGCCATGAACAGGTGGTTGTCTTTGGCCTCCAGGCATCAACAAGTGGGGAGGTAGAGGGTATCTGAGCATATTTCCAGGTTGATCTGCAAGTTTAAATTTAGCTATTTATCTATCTAAATTTATCTTGAAAGATTACAAACTCAAATATTACTTACTAGCCATTGGTCTAACATTTTGAAGATGAAACTGTGGATGTGCCAGTCTAACATTTGAAGGAAGTACCAATGGAAATTGGTTAGGTGGTGGAGCAACTCCATTGATTTGTTGTGATATATCAACAGATACTATCGAATTAAGAAACAAATTTCCACCACTTGTAGATGATGGTTGTGATGCAGTAGGCTGCTTAATAAGACCTGGAGGTGGCCGGCTGGTGATAAGCCCTCTCTCCAACTCTTCGACCGTGCAAGCATTTTTCAGTGCTGATGTTAAAGAGGGCTTTGGTCGAATTTGAGGCGGAGCTATTGGGAAATTCGTTGGACTATCCCATACACCGGGTCGAGGTATGGTGACTTCCTTCTCATCGAGTACCAGATGGGAAAGGCTGTTTTCCACATCGATTTCCGACTCACTCTTTTTATGGAAAGCACAAATAACAAGCCAAATAAATATCCAACATCATCGCAGTACGAGAAATCCACTGTGCATACCTTGCTGTAGTCATTTTGTAGACGAGGTCTACTGGACTCTGTGATCTGGGCTAGCTTCTCATGATCTTGTTCCCAATCTCCCGCAGTAGCTTCAGAACCAAAGGTTTCGTCGTTTAAAGCATCATAATTATTCTCCTCTCCATATTCCTCATCATCCAGACAATCTAATCCATCGTCCAAGCCAGCCTGCAATCAGAAAAAATCATTGCTTCAGTGATAGAGCCCTTAAAACAATTTAACGCTAGCTTCAAACCTACAACCAACTAGCTCAAGATCTTATAAAGAGACATacgtaaaaattattaaaactaGAGTTGAACTTCATAATGAAAGCTTCCAGTTACAAAGCTACGCTATCAGTCAGCACAAACTACAAGCCTTGGTTAACCATGTATAACTGGAATACAGAGATACAGAGAATGAAAAACAAAGCTATATTCCAAGGCAGCTCCAGAAATTACAGTCCAAGCTCTCAGCTTGCTTCCCAAGTGCCTACTGAGCAGCTAGAATATCAAATCTCTCTCCAAACCGCGCGACCTCATCTCAGCTCCAGAATGGCAAAGCTATGTGTAGGTATGCGAGATTTGTAAATACAAGGCATATATAGCTGTATTGTTGTGCTCGTATACAAGGCCTCAATACGCTCCGAAACGCTTTGATAAATAAGTCGTCGCCAGGCTGAAGGGAAAAGTTCTAGAAACGAAGTGTCTGGGCTTCGCGAGTCTCGGGTTATTATGTTCCGAGAAATTCATGAGCGATAAAGGGGCGCCGGAGCGGAAGGGGCAAAGGCACACTTCCTTGTGCCTCATTAACGCTCGATCGTCGCCCGCAGTTTCGCCACGTTGGACAACCAACGTTGCTCGAGATGTTCGTGATATCCGATACCGGTCGGTCATGGCGTTTGATAATTCGAGCAGCCGAGGCGAAAAAGACGTTAGTCCACGTAAACTACGAGATGCGAGTGTTGATCGCGACGTCGACGTTCGCCAGCGTAAAAGGGGCATCGGCCGATAACGCGCACACACGTCTCACTCGTGCACCCGACACCGACATTGCTCGGGGAGAACGATCAAAACACGGGTACGGGAGCATCGTGAGCACGTCTCTCCGATCCTCTCAGCCGCATGCAGCAGGAGGTCGGAGGTATGTACGGAGACGAGAAATAGGTGCtggcagagagaaagaaacgtGAGGCACGCGCGGTGGAGGTGTCGCCGGAGAGTACGGCCGGGAGGTCCGGCTCCGGTCGACGAGGCGAAGGGTCAGGGTCGACGCGGGGCTACTTACGCCGAGGCTTGTATCGAATCCGAAGAAGTTGTCTGCCATTTGTCGTGGTTGCATTCACAAAATGTCATGTTCCGAAGGCAAACGTCAAGCGCCGAAGAAGCGATCAGCTGTCATGGCGACACTACTTCTTATGCGCCACggacatgtatatatatatatatatatatatatatatatatatatatatatatatatatatgtatgtctGTTTAGTCTCCGAGCTATGGCACGTAAAGCATCGCTCGCTCTCGTTTTTTGGACAAGTTCTACAGCGTAAACATAGCCGCACTGTACCAAAATATTTTAGCACCATGAAGTTGGCCGACTATTCGCTGTATAGGTAGCGAATAAATAAACTTTGTAAGGTAGTTGAAACAACGTCTCATAATCTCTAAAGTATAATGAAGCGTAGAAAGGACTCAGTAACTAATAGCAAAAAATCATGTTTCGATGGTATTTGTAACCAGTAGCGCTTTTTTTAAACCCTACGCCAAGTTCTAGCCTTGTCCGCAATCGCTTACTGAGGGGGCGTTAGAGTCGATTAAAATAGCAATATTCGCTATTGGAATTTGGAATCCTCGACCGCAGTTCACGCGAGAGAATTCTCGATGACTCGAGCGCCCCCTAAACATCACGACACTTtgcttcaatttaaatcattcGAAATTTAATcgaaaagtatatatatatatattatatatatatatataatatatatatatatatatatataggtagatCTCGAAATCGTAGCTGCTGCTAGCCACTACGCGACTCATCCCATTCAGGGACTCGTCGCAAGACGTATACTCCTCCAAAAgtgtttttttaatcattatGTGAATTGGCTGTCTAAGTGTGAGTGACTACCGTCAATCTAGTGAATTATTAACCAAGTGTCTaacggaaataaaaaatttctgGTCGGACTCTGGCTCCGATATTGCAGTGATTGGGAGTCCTTCCTCAAAAGCTAACCTCtgcgaatttttttcaatttcagatGTTTTGTATACGTAATATTCAGAGAACCTGCGCCTCAAAACCTGTCAGACTCGTCCCCAACGCCAAGTACTCGAGACGCAGTGATAGGAGTACAAGTTCCTACAAAGTCGTCACTTCGAACGATGCCCTTGACGGTTAGTTTGTGCGCTTGTTAACTTGTTTTTTACGACGTTCGATTCCTGCTTATGTTTGGCTCTCAATTTCGCAGCGCCATTTCCTATTTGGTTTAAGTATTCACACTTTTTTTGCGTCTCAATTGgatgacaaaaataaatatattgcaTTGGGCAACGGGTCAATTGAAAGAATCAGTTACATGCACCAGCTGCGTGTATACAAATACTTGAAAATCTTGACTGCATATAACTTTTTTGTGCGTGTAAAAATAAGTGTTTATCATTTCTAAACAGCTGATTCAAGGATAAGCTGATGTATTGTCAATCTCACGTTTTGGAAAGTGAATTTTTATTGTGGCATATTGTTTGTAATTAAACAttgtatttcatattttgtgGAGAGATGGTTTTTATATACTATAGTTTTAGATGGTCACTAACTCTTCTTTCTAATAATAGACTTTGACAACACAGTGTTCGGCGTTGACCCAAACTGGGAACTTCTCACACCACGAGGCTTCCGCTTTTACCTTCCTGGAAGCATAGGCCCTGGCTGGCTGGATGCTTCAACCACTGCCCAAGTTGAAGTTCATTCTATGGTAGTGCCAAATGAATTAGAAGATTTCGAAATAGCGCAGACCAACAAGAGGAATAAAAACAAAGTAGGTCAGAAGGAAGAAATCTTTTCTATCTTGCAATGTTCAGCACAGGAATGTCCAACGTTACTGAGGAAAGGAATATTAGAACTTTTTCCAAGCTGCTTAGAAGTAACGTCACCACAGCTCACTATAGTTACTATTAGTCAAaagtcaaataacaaaaaatcaagATGGAGCAAAGAAGTCGAAACAGAAAAATTAGCTCAACACGTATGTAGCATTACTGTATATTTGTATAATCTAGCtcactattattatttacactGTAGGTTTTAAGTTACCTATTTCTCTTAACAGTTTGTGTTAGCTGCATCAGatatatgcaaaaaattgAAGATGTGCGGTTATTGGGCAGATTTTATAAATCCCTTCAGCGGCCAACCTTACTTGCATCCTCACAAAAATGGCATCCTCTACAAAACGGATGAACGCTTTCGTTGCGTAGGAttcaaagtagaaaaaaaagaaaattgcaaAATCATTACACATGATAATGATTCAACGAACTTCATTGGTAAGATAACATTTCGTTTTTAAGTGCATAAAGAAGCAAGAGTTCCTTATCTGAAGCCTcattttttgtttcaggtaATCTCTATACAACAGCACCGTCAAGCACAGAATTTCTGAAAGAAATAATGAACGATATCAACCATAAATTGAATTGAAATGTGATTGCCAtatagttaattatttattttctgtCATTGAGTGACAGGATAAGTATGTACATCAGCGCGAGTAAATGTACAACTGAGTTTACAACATTGAAAATGATTGTTtcgaaataatattttcaagtTGATGAGTAAATTCTCGATAATTTACGATTTTGACTTCACTCTGAATATAATTCGTCAAAATTGATTCTGTTTGCGAAAACATAGAACGACTAAATGAACAGATCAAATGAGTTTTAAAGTGACACTGTATTATAGAATACACAaatgaaagttaaaatattgtataaaatgGGCTACTTATAATGTATAAAGTCAACGTAATAATAAATGATGAAGTCATAcaagttttatgaattttcgacTTTCTGTCGCTCGGCgccatattttttataaagtttaatttgaataattcatgCGTGATCTCAGTAGTAAATTCTTTGTAAGTACATAAAACCCGAAAAAGGAggaattattaaactcggtTTGAGgcacgaaaaataaaaaaaagagccgaATACTTTATATCGGGAAACGTGGAATTACATTCGCGTCGCGCACCTGGCGATATATCATGGAGCGAAACGCTACCTAAAAATTTCAGGCCGACGTTCTCGGCTGGATCGTAACTCTATCGTAACACTGTAGCACGCAAGATTTCACAGATTTTTACGAACATTTTCTCACGcttaaaaagtaattaaatttcatgagctttatttcataaaattttttaaactttaactGCACAATGCtttcaataattaaaattaagacGCATCAAacgtgaattatttttttaataatcgttCAATTTCATTCCATTTGTAACCTGAAATCCAAATTCCGTTTTACCACTATTCTCGCGAAAAAAGCCATCATCTCCGCACACAAATACGTATACACGAATACATATTCCGTTGCAAGCTTGCAAAAGCCAAAAGCATTGCGTACACGGAGTGTATGTGCAGTGCAACAGTAGTAAAGTTCCCGCCAGTGTCAGCCGTTTCAAACACGCGCCTCCTCAGCAATTTTtcaatcctctctctctctctctctctctctctctctctctctctctctctctctctctctctctctctctctctctctctctctctctctacgcaCCGAAATACCGCACGACTCTCTCATTCTTATTCCTCAAAAATTTACAAAGTAATCCGCGAAACTTCTTATTCGCGCACATCCGTAGAAACGTATACGATAGAGTGTATAcacagtgagagagaaaaccGTCGCTCCTAGATTTCCCACGTGGTAAATCCATCTCCTCCACTTAAAACTTTGGTCCGCGCGGCGTTACAGTTATGTATAGTATGAGCCACAGCCAAAGAAGCAGTGGTCAAACAGAGAAGTTAAAAagtgcctatgcgccacctatttTCACCCGCTCGAATTGCCGATCGATATATTTCTCTATAGGGCAATAGATCGCAGCGatgtttataatataaaaatacgtTTCGAATGATTAGCGTGTCCTCAGAGTATAGGATATACGGAGCGCGAGTATATAGCgttagccgcgcgcgagccttATCACGCACGAGATCCAAAAACGAAGTCGAAAGCTACCGCAAGAGTAGTTGGCCCGACTCGCGCTTAATTACAGCGTATCGCTCCTCGTACGcagcgttatatatatatatatatatatatagagagagagagagagagagagagagagagagagagtaagagagctGGCCGTATTATAGACGCGCAATAACGTAGCTATAGGCGCGCAAGCTCTCCCTCTATACTATGGCTCGTATCTTTTATTCCTTTTAATCTcccgcgcgtgtatacgagCGCGACGATGTTCGCCTTTTCGAGAATTCCTTTTGTGCGCGTGTTTGTTCAAGGCTCGCTATTCGGATCTCTATATTTGAGTGTGTTTGGATAAACGTTGTCCTGCCCGTGAGATCCTTCGGCTAAGGGACACACGACCTTTTTCCACATCGTTCCATCGCTCGTGAATTCCAGCATCGCTTTATAATTATACGATAAAGCAATCGATGAAAACAAATCTCCGTTTCCATTCCAGTCGGCGGCCTTCGGTCAATCTCGATAAGAAACTTTACATAGAAAGCTCTATATCGCTTTCATATCGACCTCCCGAGAATCCTTCCAGCCGCGCGTTTATTCTCTCAAGAGACTCCCACACTttgatttttccagctatggTCTACCTATTATTTCGTTTCTCTATATCTGTCAGACGAAAGCGCTGCCGGGCCTTTTTTCTCCCCTCTGCGCGCAGCGATCGCCTG is from Nasonia vitripennis strain AsymCx chromosome 1, Nvit_psr_1.1, whole genome shotgun sequence and encodes:
- the LOC100114809 gene encoding methylmalonic aciduria and homocystinuria type D homolog, mitochondrial isoform X1, whose translation is MFCIRNIQRTCASKPVRLVPNAKYSRRSDRSTSSYKVVTSNDALDDFDNTVFGVDPNWELLTPRGFRFYLPGSIGPGWLDASTTAQVEVHSMVVPNELEDFEIAQTNKRNKNKVGQKEEIFSILQCSAQECPTLLRKGILELFPSCLEVTSPQLTIVTISQKSNNKKSRWSKEVETEKLAQHFVLAASDICKKLKMCGYWADFINPFSGQPYLHPHKNGILYKTDERFRCVGFKVEKKENCKIITHDNDSTNFIGNLYTTAPSSTEFLKEIMNDINHKLN
- the LOC100114809 gene encoding methylmalonic aciduria and homocystinuria type D homolog, mitochondrial isoform X2, giving the protein MFCIRNIQRTCASKPVRLVPNAKYSRRSDRSTSSYKVVTSNDALDVFGVDPNWELLTPRGFRFYLPGSIGPGWLDASTTAQVEVHSMVVPNELEDFEIAQTNKRNKNKVGQKEEIFSILQCSAQECPTLLRKGILELFPSCLEVTSPQLTIVTISQKSNNKKSRWSKEVETEKLAQHFVLAASDICKKLKMCGYWADFINPFSGQPYLHPHKNGILYKTDERFRCVGFKVEKKENCKIITHDNDSTNFIGNLYTTAPSSTEFLKEIMNDINHKLN